A stretch of DNA from Candidatus Bathyarchaeota archaeon:
GAAGGTTGTAGAAGTCATTAATTTTCCCTTCAGGGAAAAACATTCTGATGTTTACTTCCCGTCCAAGGCGATCCATCGTAAGCATATTTGCTTCAGGTTTCTGTGGAAGAATGTCTTTGTATTTTTCATAGAATTTTTCAATTGTGGGTTTGATGCAGTCTTCGATCATCTGTTTGTTGGTTTTGTGGTCCAAATGGGGGAAGCCCATCTTGAATGAGTAATCGATTATGTCTTTTGTTCCAGAATAGTTGCGAATAATGCTATCCAAGACTTTCTTGTTGGGAATCTCAGTTATGTTGTATGATGGCGTGTAAATCTTAGTGTAGTTTATTGTTATCTCTGTTACTTCGCCTTCTACATCTCCAATTTTCACGTAATCCCGTACCATGAACGGTCTAGAAATCATAATGTAGAAACCAGCCAAGAAATTGCCTACGGTTTGAGTGGAAGCAAAACCTATAGCGGTTCCAGTAAGTGCTGACGCTCCGAAAAACCATTCAGTGGGCACTTCAAAAAGTCCGAGTAGAGAAACTACGCCTCCAGCTACAACAAGTATTCTTGCGAGTAACTTTAAAATATTAATAGCATGCGGTTCCATACACGTTTTTTGGCCATATCTTGTTATTGATCTGCGGATAACTTTGTC
This window harbors:
- a CDS encoding mechanosensitive ion channel, encoding MSAELLTNDQIFRIIIALVIVGITIVLDKVIRRSITRYGQKTCMEPHAINILKLLARILVVAGGVVSLLGLFEVPTEWFFGASALTGTAIGFASTQTVGNFLAGFYIMISRPFMVRDYVKIGDVEGEVTEITINYTKIYTPSYNITEIPNKKVLDSIIRNYSGTKDIIDYSFKMGFPHLDHKTNKQMIEDCIKPTIEKFYEKYKDILPQKPEANMLTMDRLGREVNIRMFFPEGKINDFYNLQPELMRDIIHCWDKFKTGKCDKSC